One stretch of Hevea brasiliensis isolate MT/VB/25A 57/8 chromosome 12, ASM3005281v1, whole genome shotgun sequence DNA includes these proteins:
- the LOC110655938 gene encoding uncharacterized protein LOC110655938: MLEAMESSVNGGFSHLQICGDSSEEELSVLPRHTKVVVTGNNRTKSVLVGLQGVVKKAVGLGGWHWLVLTNGIEVKLQRNALSVIEAPTGNEDDDDLEFDNVQWNGSDMASDDTQKSHRSRHRTHKSTGSSHKTISRSLSCDSHSKGSVSTPRGAARVDLSKLEMAALWRYWRHFNLVDAIPNPSKEQLVDVVQRHFMSQQMDELQVIVGFVQAAKRLKTVCK; this comes from the exons ATGCTCGAGGCTATGGAGAGTTCAGTCAATGGAGGATTCTCGCACTTGCAGATCTGTGGAGACAGCAGCGAAGAGGAGCTTTCCGTGTTGCCTCGTCACACTAAGGTGGTTGTCACCGGAAATAACAGGACCAAGTCGGTGCTTGTGGGTCTTCAGGGAGTCGTCAAGAAGGCTGTTGGGCTTGGCGGTTGGCATTGGCTG GTTCTTACAAATGGCATAGAAGTAAAGTTACAGAGGAATGCCCTTAGTGTGATCGAGGCGCCCACTGGCAACGAGGATGATGATGACTTGGAATTTGATAATGTGCAGTGGAATGGATCTGATATGG CATCCGATGACACGCAAAAGTCCCATAGATCAAGGCATAGGACCCATAAATCAACGGGGTCATCTCACAAGACTATTAGCAGGTCCCTCTCTTGTGACTCGCACTCTAAGGGCTCTGTTTCCACACCTCGTGGGGCCGCG AGAGTTGACCTCAGCAAATTGGAGATGGCTGCCTTGTGGAGATATTGGAGACACTTTAATCTT GTGGATGCTATCCCCAACCCATCTAAAGAGCAGCTGGTAGATGTTGTTCAGAGGCATTTTATGTCTCAG CAAATGGATGAGTTGCAGGTCATTGTGGGATTTGTTCAGGCTGCGAAGAGACTGAAGACCGTCTGCAAGTGA